One stretch of Penaeus vannamei isolate JL-2024 chromosome 7, ASM4276789v1, whole genome shotgun sequence DNA includes these proteins:
- the LOC138862149 gene encoding uncharacterized protein, with protein sequence MLRTVNDYVASCQACQRRKGPAYRASLAAAFQTTLPLEKISANLLELDTTAEGNRYVLSLVDHDSRYLQLIALPSKDASTVTEAFLRHFVTLLMVKNALAPLLETFPHEWDELLPYVRLAVHTAVHRSTEQPLDFLMGHHGTFPQVNTNYMEVDPEAAGAYVQRL encoded by the exons ATGCTTCGCACAGTTAACGATTATGTTGCTAGCTGTCAGGCTTGTCAAAGACGTAAAGGTCCAGCCTACCGGGCATCTCTCGCAGCAGCCTTTCAAACAACACTCCCACTTGAGAAGATATCAGCAAATCTTCTTGAGCTCGATACAACTGCCGAAGGAAATAGGTATGTGCTATCTCTTGTTGACCATGATAGCAGATATTTGCAGCTCATAGCACTACCTAGTAAAGATGCCTCTACAGTCACTGAAGCTTTTCTTCGCCATTTTGTAACCTT GCTAATGGTGAAGAATGCCCTTGCCCCTCTATTAGAGACATTTCCTCATGAGTGGGATGAACTTCTTCCCTATGTTCGCCTTGCTGTTCATACAGCTGTCCATAGGTCCACAGAACAACCATTGGATTTTCTGATGGGTCACCACGGGACTTTTCCACAGGTAAACACGAACTATATGGAAGTGGATCCAGAAGCTGCAGGGGCGTATGTCCAGCGACTCTAA